A window of the Polaribacter batillariae genome harbors these coding sequences:
- a CDS encoding NTP transferase domain-containing protein: protein MKKHKKHTNLEKRDNDNFSPNEIAILGTDCGVISNLVHNVSVKLSNYKLAYFDASHAKSLDFARDNNYRLSEYTFHHQGNVQITTSGNVNKFEQRLQFAQYDYVFINGNHYQGAKQILILDEAKEASVFKRLEQLDSIQFVVKLKEETDFFDFLVAKYPNIKNKLCYTINEVDKIANHINNLIQEKIAPIKGLVLVGGKSTRMGQDKSELNYFGKPQKEYAKELLENNNFETYYSVQNESSVISSEVEKSQNEIPDKFLNLGPFGGICSAFQKDPNSAWLVLATDVPFVNDAVIQQLLKHRNPSKVATAIKGKNKEFVEPLITIYEPKAYTILLQYLAQGYSCPRKMLINSDIEIVEIEDAFIRNVNTPEEFEDAKKEINN, encoded by the coding sequence ATGAAAAAACACAAAAAACACACAAATTTAGAAAAAAGAGATAACGATAACTTCTCACCCAATGAAATTGCTATTTTAGGAACCGATTGTGGTGTCATTTCAAATTTGGTTCATAATGTTTCAGTAAAATTATCAAACTATAAATTAGCGTATTTCGATGCTTCTCACGCAAAATCTCTCGACTTCGCTCGAGATAACAATTATAGGTTATCTGAATATACTTTTCATCATCAAGGAAATGTACAAATTACCACTTCTGGAAACGTAAATAAGTTTGAGCAACGTTTGCAATTTGCGCAATACGATTATGTTTTTATCAATGGAAATCATTATCAAGGCGCAAAACAAATTCTAATTTTAGACGAAGCAAAAGAAGCTTCTGTATTCAAAAGATTGGAGCAATTAGACAGCATTCAGTTTGTTGTGAAGTTGAAGGAAGAAACGGATTTTTTTGATTTTTTAGTGGCCAAATATCCAAACATAAAAAACAAGCTTTGCTATACAATTAATGAAGTAGATAAAATTGCAAATCATATAAACAATCTCATTCAAGAGAAAATTGCTCCGATAAAAGGGCTTGTTTTAGTTGGTGGAAAAAGCACTAGAATGGGACAAGACAAATCTGAACTCAATTATTTTGGAAAACCACAAAAAGAATACGCAAAAGAGTTGTTAGAAAACAATAATTTTGAAACGTACTATTCAGTCCAGAATGAATCTTCTGTCATTTCGAGCGAAGTCGAGAAATCTCAAAACGAAATCCCAGATAAATTTCTAAACCTTGGACCTTTTGGTGGCATTTGTTCTGCGTTTCAGAAAGACCCAAATTCGGCTTGGTTGGTTTTGGCAACAGACGTCCCTTTTGTAAACGATGCTGTAATTCAGCAATTATTAAAACATAGAAATCCGAGTAAAGTTGCCACAGCAATTAAAGGAAAAAACAAGGAATTTGTAGAACCTTTAATTACCATTTACGAACCCAAAGCCTATACAATTTTACTGCAATATTTAGCACAAGGTTATTCTTGTCCGCGTAAAATGCTAATTAATTCTGATATTGAAATTGTAGAAATTGAGGATGCATTTATTAGAAATGTAAATACTCCAGAAGAGTTTGAAGATGCGAAAAAAGAGATTAATAATTAA